In one Rhinopithecus roxellana isolate Shanxi Qingling chromosome 1, ASM756505v1, whole genome shotgun sequence genomic region, the following are encoded:
- the IGSF10 gene encoding immunoglobulin superfamily member 10 isoform X2 yields MGSQIHVYPNGSLFIGSVTEKDSGVYLCVARNKMGDDLILMYVSLRLKPAKIDHKQYFRKQVLHGKDFQVDCKASGSPMPEISWSLPDGTMINNAMQADDSGHRTRRYTLFNNGTLYFNKVGVAEEGDYTCYAQNTLGKDEMKVHLTVITAAPRIRQGNKTNKRIKAGDTAVLDCEVTGDPKPKIFWLLPSNDMISFSIDRYTFHVNGSLTINKVKLLDSGEYVCVARNPSGDDTKMYKLDVVSKPPLINGLYTNRTVIKATAVRHSKKHFDCRAEGTPSPEVMWIMPDSIFLTAPYYGSRITVYKNGTLEIRNVRLSDSADFICVARNEGGESVLVVQLEVLEMLRRPTFRNPFNEKIVAQLGKSTALNCSVDGNPPPEIIWILPNGTRFSNGPQSYQYLIASNGSFIIYKTTREDAGKYRCAARNKVGYIEKLVILEIGQKPVILTYAPGTVKGISGESLSLHCVSDGIPKPNIKWTMPSGYVVDRPQINGKYILHDNGTLVIKEATAYDRGNYICKAQNSVGHTLITVPVMIVAYPPRITNRPPRSIVTRTGAAFQLHCVALGVPKPEITWEMPDHSLLSTASKERTHGSEQLHLQGTLVIQNPQTSDSGIYKCTAKNPLGSDYAATYIQVI; encoded by the coding sequence ATGGGCAGCCAGATCCACGTCTACCCAAATGGTTCCCTGTTTATTGGATCAGTAACAGAAAAAGACAGTGGTGTCTACTTGTGTGTGGCAAGAAACAAAATGGGTGATGATCTGATACTGATGTATGTCAGCCTAAGACTGAAACCTGCCAAAATTGACCACAAGCAGTATTTTAGAAAGCAAGTGCTCCATGGGAAAGATTTCCAAGTAGATTGCAAAGCTTCTGGCTCTCCAATGCCAGAGATATCTTGGAGTTTGCCCGATGGAACCATGATCAACAATGCAATGCAAGCCGATGACAGTGGCCACAGGACCAGGAGATATACCCTTTTCAACAATGGAACTTTATACTTCAACAAAGTTGGGGTAGCAGAGGAAGGAGATTATACTTGCTATGCCCAGAACACCCTAGGGAAGGATGAAATGAAGGTCCACTTAACAGTTATAACGGCTGCTCCCCGGATAAGGCAGGGTAACAAAACCAACAAGAGAATCAAAGCTGGAGACACAGCTGTCCTTGACTGTGAGGTCACTGGCGATCccaaaccaaaaatattttggttGCTGCCTTCCAACGACATGATTTCCTTCTCCATTGATAGGTACACATTTCATGTCAATGGGTCTTTGAccatcaacaaagtgaaactgcTCGATTCTGGAGAGTACGTATGTGTAGCCAGAAATCCCAGTGGGGATGACACCAAAATGTACAAACTGGATGTTGTCTCTAAACCTCCATTAATCAATGGACTGTATACAAACAGAACTGTTATTAAAGCCACAGCCGTGAGACATTCCAAAAAACACTTTGACTGCAGAGCTGAAGGGACACCATCTCCTGAAGTCATGTGGATCATGCCAGACAGTATTTTCCTCACAGCCCCATACTATGGAAGCAGAATCACAGTCTATAAAAATGGAACCTTGGAAATTAGGAATGTGAGGCTTTCAGATTCAGCCGATTTTATCTGTGTGGCCCGAAATGAAGGTGGAGAGAGCGTGTTGGTGGTACAGTTAGAAGTACTGGAAATGCTGAGAAGACCGACATTCAGAAAtccatttaatgaaaaaatagttGCCCAACTGGGAAAGTCCACAGCATTGAATTGCTCTGTTGATGGTAACCCACCACCTGAAATAATCTGGATTTTACCAAATGGAACACGATTTTCCAATGGACCACAAAGCTATCAGTATCTGATAGCAAGCAATGGTTCTTTCATCATTTATAAAACAACTCGGGAGGATGCAGGAAAATATCGCTGTGCAGCTAGGAATAAAGTTGGCTATATTGAGAAATTAGTCATATTAGAAATTGGCCAGAAGCCAGTTATTCTTACATATGCACCCGGGACAGTAAAAGGCATCAGTGGAGAGTCTCTATCACTGCATTGTGTGTCTGATGGAATCCCTAAGCCAAATATCAAATGGACTATGCCAAGTGGTTATGTAGTAGACAGGCCTCAAATTAATGGGAAATACATATTGCATGACAATGGCACATTAGTCATCAAAGAAGCAACAGCTTATGACAGAGGCAACTATATCTGTAAGGCTCAAAATAGTGTTGGTCATACACTGATTACTGTTCCAGTAATGATTGTAGCCTACCCTCCCCGAATTACAAATCGTCCACCCAGAAGTATTGTCACCAGGACAGGGGCAGCCTTTCAGCTCCACTGTGTGGCCCTGGGCGTTCCCAAGCCAGAAATCACGTGGGAGATGCCTGACCACTCCCTTCTCTCAACAGCAAGTAAAGAGAGGACACATGGAAGCGAGCAGCTTCACTTACAAGGTACCCTAGTCATTCAGAATCCCCAAACCTCTGATTCTGGGATATACAAATGCACAGCAAAGAATCCACTTGGTAGTGATTATGCAGCAACGTATATTCAAGTAATCTGA